From Parambassis ranga chromosome 9, fParRan2.1, whole genome shotgun sequence, the proteins below share one genomic window:
- the LOC114441324 gene encoding transcription factor BTF3-like has product MKESIMNQEKLAKLQAQVRIGGKGSARRKKKVVHRTATADDKKLQFSLKKLGVNNISGIEEVNMFTNQGTVIHFNNPKVQASLAANTFTITGHAENKQLTEMLPGILNQLGADSLTSLRRLAENLPKSVGENKAPMVAVEEEDDEVPDLVENFDEASKNEAN; this is encoded by the exons ATGAAGGAGTCGATAATGAACCAAGAAAAGCTTGCCAAACTGCAGGCACAGGTTCGCATAGGCGGAAAG GGGTCAGCCCGCCGAAAGAAGAAGGTGGTGCACAGAACAGCTACCGCAGATGACAAGAAGCTGCAGTTCTCCTTGAAGAAACTGGGAGTCAATAACATCTCTGGCATTGAAGAG GTGAACATGTTCACAAACCAGGGAACAGTCATCCACTTCAATAACCCAAAGGTTCAGGCCTCCTTGGCTGCCAACACTTTCACTATCACAGGACACGCTGAGAACAAACAGCTCACAGAGATGCTCCCAGGAATCCTAAACCAGCTCGGAGCCGACAGTCTCACCAGCCTCAGAAGATTAGCAGAGAACCTGCCCAAATCAG TTGGAGAGAACAAAGCCCCCATGGTTGCTGttgaagaggaggatgatgaggttCCAG ATCTTGTTGAAAACTTTGACGAGGCATCAAAGAACGAGGCAAATTAG